A stretch of the Drosophila sulfurigaster albostrigata strain 15112-1811.04 chromosome 2L, ASM2355843v2, whole genome shotgun sequence genome encodes the following:
- the LOC133850922 gene encoding peroxidasin homolog pxn-2, with protein sequence MNKQRLLLSLILWCLCAPNFSLRIPEDLENSAINALRSERARSVTPCGQGEASAVDDYDVCPPSKYRQPTAECNNVSHRKWGARGDVFQRLLQADYADGVSQPRTSSGTHALPDAELVIEQLQRHLESELRHDHITAMLPAWGQLLANDLYEVGQLPISGKCCQREANVKDPSELQQCFVRAGPDCKEYKRSAPGYDNEVCQKHVREQMNVGSAYIDGSGLYGGTRHEFDQLRTYLSGGVKVESCRYCQVAGATGALHRALLQQHNNIGEQLAHINPEWSEEDVFLEARRIITATIQHITYNEFLPLVLGQETTAKEGLRLTAEKHSTNYSSSIRAGIYNEFATSAMPAFWTMYPPEMLAQKSSAHELLSIAALQKSLVPSQKNAEGWSELALAVHRGRDHGIASYVHALDICERRFGQSGATNVTFDNLAQLTKIPEEHVTNLRDIYQNAEDIDLLVGALMEDPVVGAVFGPTISCLLTQQFELLKQTDRFWYENEIPPSSFSLDQLKSIRQTTLSGLLCGSNQVETAQSKAFIREDNYLNSVLDCAQLPKFDLRPWQINSEEEIHLEHVEVEPDTKEAIKELSPELIEAAVERAKQELEERKRFEYEVWRAQGGISARSPDGTAASFSKANVAALSLANSSLIFELASNEIVKSLNSITRRKRQIFNPNQNAFNRNELTDTLQTVDISSLIGGTQQPLETCPEPSQQCDTNTPFRTLSGRCNNLRNPNWGKSLTTFSRLLPAQYEDGISAPRVTGVTGTPLPNPRTISTTIHPDISNLHTRYSLMVMQFAQFVDHDLTLTPIHKGFHESIPSCRRCNSRQTVHPECNPFPVPTGDFFYPEVNVTSGERLCFPSMRSLPGQQTLGPRDQVNQNTHFLDASMIYGEDVCLGNKLRGFSGRLNSTVHPIRGKELLPQTATHPECKSRNGLCFYAGDDRASEQPGLTAIHTNFLREHNRLVEGLRGVNPHWNGEQLYHHARRIVSAQVQHTVFNEFLPRILSWNAVNLYGLKLLPQGYYKDYNPSCSPIVFNEFAAAAFRIGHSLLRPHIPRLSVQHQPVDPPLLLRDGFFRMDALLQPGIVDEILRGLVATPMETLDQFITGEVTNHLFEDRKIPFSGIDLIALNIQRARDHGIPSYNNYRALCNLKRATTWSDLSREIPTEVINRFQKVYASVDDIDLFPGAMTERPLQGGLVGPTLACIIGIQFRQLRKCDRFWYENQNPEVKFTEAQLAEIRKVTLAKIVCENLEQPGDMQRAAFDLPSNFLNPRVPCQSMPQIDLNAWRENVQGCQIGSRNVRVGESAFPSPCTSCVCSAEGAQCASLRITDCGQLIRQWPKEAILRDEVCNSQCGIYLTGQQATGFSPQQRQGHAQSRVTRSRNQNLFKFPDLTPFIASL encoded by the exons GTGCCTTTGCGCTCCCAACTTCTCGCTACGCATACCTGAGGACCTCGAGAACAGCGCCATCAATGCGCTGCGCTCGGAACGCGCTCGCTCTGTGACGCCCTGCGGCCAGGGTGAGGCCAGCGCTGTGGATGACTACGATGTGTGCCCGCCGAGCAAATACCGTCAGCCGACAGCCGAGTGCAACAATGTGTCGCATCGCAAGTGGGGTGCCCGCGGTGATGTCTTCCAGCGTCTACTGCAGGCCGACTATGCCGATGGCGTTAGTCAGCCACGCACCTCGAGCGGCACCCACGCTCTGCCCGATGCGGAGCTGGTGAttgagcagctgcagcgccaTCTGGAGAGCGAATTGCGTCACGATCACATCACTGCCATGTTGCCCGCCTGGGGACAATTGTTGGCCAACGATCTGTACGAGGTTGGACAGCTGCCCATCAGCGGCAAGTGCTGCCAGCGTGAGGCGAATGTCAAGGATCCCAGTGAGTTGCAGCAATGCTTTGTGCGTGCTGGCCCCGATTGCAAGGAGTACAAGCGCTCCGCTCCAGGCTACGACAACGAAGTTTGCCAGAAAC ATGTGCGCGAACAGATGAACGTGGGCTCCGCCTACATTGATGGCTCCGGTTTGTATGGCGGCACACGCCATGAGTTCGATCAGCTTCGTACATATTTGAGTGGCGGTGTGAAGGTTGAGTCCTGCCGTTATTGTCAGGTGGCTGGTGCCACGGGTGCACTGCATCGTGCCCTGTTGCAGCAGCACAATAACATTGGTGAGCAGTTGGCACACATTAATCCCGAGTGGTCCGAGGAGGATGTCTTTTTGGAGGCTAGACGCATCATTACTGCCACTATTCAGCACATCACCTACAACGAATTCTTGCCATTGGTGCTGGGTCAGGAGACGACAGCCAAGGAGGGCCTAAGACTAACCGCCGAGAAGCATTCGACCAACTATTCCAGCTCCATTCGCGCTGGCATCTACAACGAGTTCGCTACCAGCGCCATGCCCGCCTTCTGGACAATGTATCCACCAGAGATGCTCGCCCAAAAGAGCTCTGCTCACGAACTGCTCTCAATTGCCGCACTCCAGAAGTCTCTGGTGCCTAGCCAGAAGAATGCCGAGGGCTGGTCCGAGCTGGCGTTGGCTGTTCATCGAGGCCGTGATCATGGTATTGCCTCCTATGTGCATGCCTTGGACATTTGCGAGCGGCGGTTTGGACAAAGTGGCGCTACTAATGTGACCTTTGATAATCTCGCCCAACTGACCAAAATTCCCGAAGAGCATGTGACCAATTTGCGTGACATCTACCA GAACGCTGAGGACATTGATTTGCTGGTCGGCGCTTTAATGGAGGATCCTGTTGTGGGTGCTGTGTTTGGACCCACCATCAGCTGCCTGTTGACCCAGCAGTTTGAGCTGCTCAAGCAAACTGACCGCTTCTGGTATGAGAACGAGATTCCACCCTCCTCCTTCAGTCTCGACCAACTGAAGAGCATTCGCCAGACGACGCTTTCCGGACTGCTCTGCGGCTCCAACCAAGTGGAGACTGCTCAGTCCAAGGCCTTTATACGCGAGGACAACTATCT CAACTCCGTTTTGGACTGCGCCCAGCTGCCTAAGTTTGATCTGCGCCCCTGGCAAATCAATAGCGAGGAGGAGATTCACTTGGAACACGTCGAAGTCGAGCCCGATACCAAGGAAGCTATCAAGGAACTGAGCCCCGAACTGATTGAAGCTGCCGTTGAGCGTGCAAAGCAGGAACTCGAGGAGCGCAAACGTTTTGAATACGAGGTGTGGCGTGCAC AGGGTGGTATTAGCGCACGCTCTCCTGATGGCACCGCCGCCTCCTTCAGCAAGGCCAATGTTGCCGCCTTGAGTCTGGCTAATTCCTCGTTGATCTTCGAGCTGGCTTCCAATGAGATTGTCAAGTCTCTGAACAGCATAACGCGTCGCAAGCGTCAGATCTTTAATCCCAATCAGAACGCCTTTAATCGCAACGAATTGACAGATACGCTGCAAACCGTGGACATTAGCTCTTTGATTGGTGGCACTCAGCAACCATTGGAAACATGCCCAGAACCCTCTCAGCAGTGTGATACCAACACGCCTTTCCGCACACTTTCCGGCCGTTGCAACAATCTGCGCAATCCCAACTGGGGTAAATCGCTGACCACTTTCTCTCGTCTGCTGCCAGCACAGTACGAAGATGGCATTTCTGCTCCTCGTGTGACTGGTGTCACTGGAACTCCACTGCCAAATCCACGTACCATCTCTACAACCATTCATCCGGATATTTCCAATTTGCACACACGCTACTCTCTCATGGTCATGCAGTTCGCCCAGTTTGTGGATCACGATTTGACACTGACGCCCATTCACAAAGGTTTCCACGAGTCCATCCCCAGCTGTCGTCGTTGCAACTCTCGCCAGACTGTGCATCCTGAATGCAATCCCTTCCCCGTGCCCACAGGCGATTTCTTCTACCCCGAAGTGAATGTTACCAGTGGTGAACGTTTGTGCTTCCCATCGATGAGATCGCTGCCTGGCCAACAGACATTGGGTCCCCGTGATCAGGTAAATCAGAACACTCATTTCCTGGATGCCTCTATGATCTACGGTGAGGACGTTTGCCTGGGTAATAAGCTGCGTGGTTTCTCTGGCCGCTTGAACAGCACTGTGCATCCCATTCGCGGCAAGGAACTTCTGCCTCAGACTGCCACACATCCCGAGTGCAAATCCCGCAACGGACTCTGCTTCTATGCTGGCGATGATCGTGCTTCCGAGCAGCCAGGTCTTACTGCCATCCACACCAACTTCTTGCGTGAACACAATCGTCTGGTCGAGGGTCTGCGTGGCGTTAATCCCCACTGGAATGGCGAGCAATTGTATCATCATGCACGTCGTATTGTCAGCGCCCAGGTGCAACACACTGTCTTCAATGAGTTCCTGCCCCGTATTCTCAGCTGGAATGCCGTCAATCTGTATGGCTTGAAGCTGTTGCCTCAGGGCTACTACAAGGACTACAATCCATCCTGCAGTCCCATTGTGTTCAATGagtttgctgctgccgctttcCGTATTGGTCACTCGCTTCTCCGTCCACACATTCCTCGCCTCAGCGTACAACATCAGCCTGTGGATCCTCCACTGCTGCTCCGTGATGGCTTCTTCCGCATGGATGCTCTGTTGCAGCCCGGCATTGTCGATGAAATTCTGCGTGGTCTCGTTGCCACTCCCATGGAGACTTTGGATCAGTTCATTACTGGAGAAGTGACAAACCATTTGTTTGAGGATCGCAAGATTCCCTTCTCTGGCATCGATTTGATTGCTCTCAACATTCAGCGTG CTCGTGATCATGGCATTCCTTCGTACAACAACTATCGTGCTCTCTGCAACCTGAAGCGTGCAACCACCTGGAGCGATCTGAGCCGCGAAATTCCCACCGAAGTCATCAACCGTTTCCAGAAGGTGTACGCTAGCGTGGATGACATTGATCTATTCCCAGGTGCCATGACAGAGCGTCCACTGCAAGGTGGTCTTGTTGGTCCCACTCTGGCCTGCATCATTGGAATTCAGTTCCGTCAGCTGCGTAAGTGCGATCGCTTCTGGTATGAGAACCAGAATCCCGAAGTCAAGTTTACCGAGGCTCAGCTGGCTGAGATTCGCAAGGTCACACTGGCGAAGATTGTGTGCGAGAATCTAGAACAACCCGGCGACATGCAGCGTGCCGCCTTCGACTTGCCCAGCAACTTCTT GAATCCACGTGTGCCCTGTCAGTCCATGCCTCAGATCGACTTGAATGCTTGGCGCGAGAATGTTCAGGGATGCCAGATCGGTAGCCGCAATGTGCGCGTTGGCGAATCTGCTTTCCCCTCACCATGCACCAGCTGTGTCTGCTCCGCCGAAGGC GCCCAATGTGCTTCGCTGCGTATCACCGACTGCGGTCAACTGATCCGCCAGTGGCCCAAGGAGGCTATTCTCCGTGATGAGGTTTGCAACTCGCAGTGCGGCATCTATTTGACTGGCCAGCAGGCTACAGGATTCAGTCCCCAGCAACGACAGGGTCATGCCCAGTCACGTGTCACCCGGTCCCGCAATCAGAATCTGTTCAAGTTCCCCGACTTGACACCGTTCATTGCATCCTTGTAA